CGGCTTAACATTGCCAAAAGACCGTGACTGTCGAAGAGAAAGCGGTGTAAAGTGTGAACATTAGTGCAATACCGGGAGTAGGGATACATCATGTAACCCTGCTCCCTATTTTAGGGGCTACTTAACTAACTCCAATTGCCAATCAGAATAAACGGCGACCAAACGGCTGGATGATTATAATTGACATTAGAAATCATCTTCAGCTGCGCCTGTCTTAACGCTTCTGCCCGGGTGATATCCGGTTGGCGCAGTTGGCGATAAAATTCGGCAATCAGCGGTACAGTTGCTTCATCATTGATATACCACAACGTCGCTACAGCACTCTCAACACCCGCTCGAACAGCGACACCCGCAATTCCTAAAGCGGAACGATTGTTACCCGTCGCGGTTTGGCAAGCACTCAAGGTGAGAAGTTTGACCGCTTCTCGACGACCGCGAGACCGCAATAGATTGTCGAGTTCTTCAATACTAATTTGTTGATCATAACCCAGGATAAAGGTACTCTGGGAATCAACACCAAATTTGCCATGGGTTGCCATGTGAACCACGGGAAAATTTTTGCGTCGTAGTTTGTCTTGCAAGTTCGAGAATGTAAATTCCTGATCAATTAACTCTGTCCCGCCTAAGATTTCTTCAACCACATTTAACTCAGCTTCTACATTCGTCAGGGGGGCAAAGGGAGGTTTGGCAACAGTTAAACCCAGACTCAGCGCTCTTAACTGATTGTGATCTAACGGTTGGCTGGTGGTTAATGACAGACTGGGAGTAATCGCAATGGGATATTTCTCAATCAAAAAGTTTTGACCATCGTGCAGCGCACTCATGGGTATCTGACGCAAGACGCCATCGTTGATGAAGACTAACGTCTTGGGTTGCATGACGGCTAGATCAGCTTCCATGGGACGAATCAGCCGATTATAAATTTTCTGCGCTTGAGGGATATACTGCTCTGTGGTGCGTAGTTCCAGAAAGTAGCGTAACTGCTCGATCTCGGCTTCCATCTCTTCCTTGCTGATCGGGATAGGATAGTTTTTCAGGGAACCATTGGGCGATCGCAGGATCATTTCGGTGCGATCGTTCAAAATGATTGAATAGATAACAGCAGCATTGGCATCGGCTAACCCCTGCTCATTTTGAGCTTTATCTTTGGCGACTTGCACGCATTCATCGCCGAAAAAGTTTTCCAACTCTGCCAGTTTGAGCAGTTCGACGATATCGAGCACCTCTTTGAGGGGTGAAACCGTTTCCTGGGAGTTGACTTCGCTCAAATCGCGACTGGAAGCATTGAGGAGTAAATCAATTAATTCTCGATAAATGGGTTCAACCTGTTCCCGGAAATCTAGTTGTAGCTCTTTATTGGTGACTAAATCGCCGCGAATATTTTGCAACGTCGCGATCGCACCTTCATAAGCAGAAATGGCTGAGGCGATGTTACCTCTGGCTTTCAGCATCCGCCCCGCTTGCCATTGCCAGCGATATAAACTATCAAAGGATTGAATTTGCTGGGCGCTAAATTCAGCTTGGCGGGTTAAATTCATCGCCGTGCTGTAGTCTCCGGCTGATTCATACACCTGTCCTAAGCTCCCTAGGGCAAAGGATTGGGCTTTGGCATCGCCTATTTTTTGGGCTACTGTTAACGCTTGGGTTAAAAGCTGGATCGACTCCTGAATTGAAGCCTCTGACTCGATCTGTTGGAAACTTTCGGCTAGGTGAATCAGGGTATAGGCTTTCTGTCGTGAATCAGGTATTCCAGGGAGGAGTTCTCTGACTCGTTGCCAATTGCTCTGGAGAAATGCCCGATCGCCCTCACTCAAGGGTTCGGCTGAGTTATCGGCGACAGTGGCGGAATGACGACTAATCAGCCAGCGATTTAAATTCATTAAAGCTTTAATTTCGGTCAAACTTCCTAAAGCTTGCGCCGTTTCCAGACTTTGCTCAAAGAATAGTCTGGCTTGCGTCCAATCCTGAAGCGCCTCTTGGGTTAAGCGCGTCGCCTGTTCAACATCTCCTTCTAACTCAGCCACCTGCGCCTGATAACTGGATCGGCTGGCTCTGCTGACATAAACATTCCCCACGTTATTTAAAGCCGTAGCGATAAAACTGTTATTATTCAATGCGCGGGCAATTTTGAGGCTCTGTTTGTGGGCAGAAATCGCCTGATCATAGTTGCCTAAACTCCAGTGGGCATTGCCTAAAGCGCCTTGAGCGGCAGCTTCTGCTAAGGAATCTTGGTATTTAGTGGCGAGTTCAATGGCTGACTCTAAGAGGGTAATCGCTCGCGGATGTTGTCCCAAATCATTGTAAGCTTGGGCTTGTTCGGTCAATAGCCCAGCGATCCGTTTCTGGTTTTCGGCATCCGGTGAAGCCTGGTAAATTTGGATCGCCTTTTCCCAGTGTGCGATCGCCTGAGCCAATTCTCCCGTTTGCCGATAGGCTAAAGCCAGGTTATTGTGAACAATTGCTCGATCATTTTCGTCGGTAATTTGAGGTAAGGCTTGTTCCCATAAGTTAATGGCTTGGGAAAATTCTCCGATTTGATAGGATGCAATTCCCTTGGACACGAGCTGTTTTTCAGAAGCCGGTGTGAGCAATTGCTGCTGTTGAATTTCTGTGGCGGGTTCGGCTTGCCCAGTGGACCAGGGATGAAAGCTGATACAAAAGACAAGGCTGGCTAAGGATAATCCAATAAATCGACGCCAAAACTGCCAACCGTGGGACATTTTTCGGAACAATGATAACAATTAACTCTATTTTATAAAATTTTGATCGGAACTGGGGAGTCTGAATTTAAGGGTTTTTGGGTTTCTCAACGGATAAAAACAGGGGACAAAGCGTCTCCTAAGCTGCTACTATATTGTATTTCTTCCGGTCACTGATGCTGAAAGTAGAACAAGAAATAAAAGAATATTACCGAGTATGAATGCTATGGGGGATCAATTGAGGTTTTGGCTCACTAAATGCTTGATAGCGATCGTCAGAATAATTAGGACAGGATTAACGACTCTGACAACCCGATACTCGAATCAACCGTTTATTCTCTGCTGCTTACCCTCTCCCTTTTGCGATCAACAGTCCGGGGTTTCTCTACATCCTTGTCAACTGATGAGCTGGGCGCTACTGTTTTATGTTTAAATGCTTTATTTGGGCTTTAAATTTGGTGTATTTGAGCTGGAGTTGTACTACCTTAGCTCAAGACTTGCCATCGATGAGCCAAACGACTCCAGAGATTCCACCGGGTATCCTGGAACCCACTCGTCCCAATCTGCCTTCTTTACCGACGACGCCCCCAGAGACACCCCCACCTCTTCCCCCACTCACACCAACGCCGGGAACACCCCTGACGCCAGTACCCGATGTGGAGGTT
The nucleotide sequence above comes from Coleofasciculus chthonoplastes PCC 7420. Encoded proteins:
- a CDS encoding CHAT domain-containing protein, which encodes MSHGWQFWRRFIGLSLASLVFCISFHPWSTGQAEPATEIQQQQLLTPASEKQLVSKGIASYQIGEFSQAINLWEQALPQITDENDRAIVHNNLALAYRQTGELAQAIAHWEKAIQIYQASPDAENQKRIAGLLTEQAQAYNDLGQHPRAITLLESAIELATKYQDSLAEAAAQGALGNAHWSLGNYDQAISAHKQSLKIARALNNNSFIATALNNVGNVYVSRASRSSYQAQVAELEGDVEQATRLTQEALQDWTQARLFFEQSLETAQALGSLTEIKALMNLNRWLISRHSATVADNSAEPLSEGDRAFLQSNWQRVRELLPGIPDSRQKAYTLIHLAESFQQIESEASIQESIQLLTQALTVAQKIGDAKAQSFALGSLGQVYESAGDYSTAMNLTRQAEFSAQQIQSFDSLYRWQWQAGRMLKARGNIASAISAYEGAIATLQNIRGDLVTNKELQLDFREQVEPIYRELIDLLLNASSRDLSEVNSQETVSPLKEVLDIVELLKLAELENFFGDECVQVAKDKAQNEQGLADANAAVIYSIILNDRTEMILRSPNGSLKNYPIPISKEEMEAEIEQLRYFLELRTTEQYIPQAQKIYNRLIRPMEADLAVMQPKTLVFINDGVLRQIPMSALHDGQNFLIEKYPIAITPSLSLTTSQPLDHNQLRALSLGLTVAKPPFAPLTNVEAELNVVEEILGGTELIDQEFTFSNLQDKLRRKNFPVVHMATHGKFGVDSQSTFILGYDQQISIEELDNLLRSRGRREAVKLLTLSACQTATGNNRSALGIAGVAVRAGVESAVATLWYINDEATVPLIAEFYRQLRQPDITRAEALRQAQLKMISNVNYNHPAVWSPFILIGNWS